In Clostridiales bacterium, a single genomic region encodes these proteins:
- the rplM gene encoding 50S ribosomal protein L13 gives MKTFMAKPQDIERKWYVIDADGVVLGRLASQVAAILRGKHKPIYTPHVDTGDHVIVINCDKVVLTGDKLDQKVKKSYSGYPGGLKTVVYRKYLAEKSDEAVYKAIKGMLPKNKLGRAMIKKLRTYKGAEHNHQAQKPEVLDLFKR, from the coding sequence ATGAAGACATTTATGGCAAAACCGCAGGATATAGAAAGAAAATGGTATGTAATTGACGCCGACGGCGTGGTTTTGGGACGGTTGGCTTCCCAGGTGGCGGCGATTTTGCGCGGCAAGCACAAGCCTATATACACGCCCCATGTAGACACGGGCGACCATGTTATAGTCATCAATTGCGACAAAGTGGTTTTGACGGGCGACAAGCTTGACCAAAAGGTCAAAAAGTCATATTCGGGCTATCCCGGAGGGCTAAAGACCGTTGTATATCGCAAATATCTGGCCGAAAAATCCGACGAGGCGGTCTATAAGGCAATCAAAGGAATGCTTCCCAAAAACAAATTGGGCAGAGCCATGATCAAAAAGCTCCGCACCTACAAGGGCGCAGAACATAACCATCAAGCTCAAAAGCCCGAGGTTTTGGATTTGTTTAAAAGATAA